Genomic window (Bosea vaviloviae):
TCAAGGATTTCATGCGCCGCCGCAGTTCCAGAACGGAGTCGCCGGCCGCGGCGAGGTTGACCGCCCGCTCATTCGGCTTCGCCATGGCGAGCCCCCTTGAAACGAGTCCAGACACCGGAGTCGGCCATGCCACGCTTGAATCGCATTATCGAGACCGCACTTTACGTTGACGATCTCGAGCGCGCCGCAGCGTTCTACGAGAACGTTCTTGAAGTTGAGGCGATGCTACGCACCAAGACGTTGTACGCTTACGACATTGGCGGGTCGAGCGTGTTGCTGTTGTTCCAGCGTGGAGAATCACTTGGCAGCCAGACATCGCCCAACGGAACCATTCCCCCGCATGACGGGTCGGGGCCGCTGCATATCTGCTTCGCCGTCGATGCCGAAGAATTGCCCGTCTGGGAGACCAGATTGAAGCAGCATGGCGTCGCCATCGAGGGCCGCATGACCTGGGAGCGCGGCGGAGAGAGCCTCTATCTCCGCGATCCGGATGGCCACTTGCTTGAACTGATGAGCCCGGGTGTCTGGGCCACATACTAGAGCATTTCGAGCGAAGTGGACACCGGTTCGCGTGAAGAAAATGCGTTAAAACAAGGAGGTAGAGCATTTCCGCGATTCGGAGAAACGTGGAAATACTCTGACCCCACAAACCTGAACAGGCGGCCCGGCTGGCTCAGCCCCCGCCCTCAGGGAGTGACGTAAGTCGCCCTGCCCTCACCGCGCAGCACGGCTGCGAGCGCGCCGGTCTCGGCGATCGAGAACACGACGATGGTGAGGCCGGCATCGCGCGCCAGCGCAAAGGCCGCAGTATCCATCACCTTGAGGTCGCGCTTGATCGCCTCGGCATGCGTCAGCGTGTCGTAGCGTGTCGCCTTCGGATCGATCTTGGGATCGGCTGTGTAGACACCATCGACCTGCGTCGCCTTGAGCAGATGGCTGCAATCGAGCTCGGCAGCGCGCAACGCGGCACCCGTATCGGTGGTGAAATAGGGGTTGCCGGTGCCGCCGCCCAGAATCACTACCTTGCCGTTGCTGAGATGGTCCAAGGCGCGGCGACGCGCATAGCTCTCGCAAAGCGAGGGCATCGGCACGGCCGACATCGCGCGCGCCGGGGCGCCTGCGGTCTCGATCGCGTGTTCGAGGGCAAGCGCGTTCATCACCGTGCCGAGCATGCCGATGGAATCGGCGCTCGGCCGATCGAGACCCTTGTTCAGGCCCTGCAGGCCGCGAAAGAAATTGCCGCCGCCGACCACGATGGCGATCTCGACGCCTTCGCGTGCGGCATGTGCAATGTCAGCCGCCAGCGCTGTCAGCGTGTGGCCGTCGAGGCCAGATCCCGCTTGTCCCGCAAGGGCTTCGCCGGAGAGCTTCACAAGGACGCGTTTAGGTCTCACGGATTCGTCTCCCTGGCCACAGCATCAGGTCGAATATCGTATTCGATCTGATGCTGTAGGGCTTTGATCTTGCATCGGCTTGTCCCGAAAACCGGTTCCCACTTTTCGGGCCGATGCTCCAACGCGAACTCGATTCGTATCCGCAGCCATCTTGTTACAAAAAAGGCCGCGCTGGGCGCGGCCTTTTTCTCAATCGTCAACCGGCATTTCAGCCCGTCGTACCGCCGGCGGCTGCGACCTCCGCCGCGAAATCCTGCTCTTCCTTCTCGATGCCTTCGCCGAGCGCAAAGCGCGCGAAGCCGGTGAGCTTCACCGGAGCGCCGACCTTGCCTTCGAGCTCCTTGAGCACCTGGCCGACCGACTTCGAGCCGTCATGGATATAGGCCTGCTCGAGCAGGCAATATTCCTTGGCGTAGCTCTTCAGGCCGCTCTCGGTGATCTTCTCGAGCACATTGGCGGGCTTGCCGGCGTTCTTTTCGGCCAGGATCGCCTTCTCGCGAGCCAGCACCTCGGGATCGACCGAAGCAAGATCGAGCGCAACCGGGTTGGTCGCCGCGACATGCATGGCAAGCTGACGGCCGAGCACGGCGAGCTCGTCGGTGTTGCCGGTCGATTCCAGCGCGACGATGACGCCGATCTTGCCGAGGCCGTCGGCGACCGCGCCATGGACATAGGAGCCGATCAGGCCGGCCGAAACCTTCAGCGAGGCGACGCGGCGCAGCGTCATGTTCTCGCCGATGGTGGCGATGGCGTTGGCAACCGCCTCGGAAACCGTGCCGCCGCCGGGATAGTGATGGGCGAGCACCGCATCGACGTCGCCGCCGCGCTCAAGCGCGACATTGGCGATGCCATGAGCGAGCGCCTGGAATTCGAGGTTGCGCGCGACGAAATCCGTCTCCGAGTTCAGCTCGATGACAACGCCGCTATGGCCGACGATCGCAACGGCGACGAGACCTTCGGCAGCGACGCGGCCGGCCTTCTTGGCGGCCTTGGCGAGGCCCTTGGTGCGCAGCCAGTCGATCGCGGCCTCGATGTTGCCGTCGACGGCGCTGAGCGCGGTCTTACAGTCCATCATGCCCGCGCCGGTCTTGTCGCGGAGTTCCTTCACCATGCCGGCGGTGATCGCTGCCATTTGCCTTGTCCTTATTGTCATGCGGACTGCGCCCTCATCGGGGCCAGCCGCGCAATTCGTCTCGAAACATCACTTGAAGGAAGAACGCCGACGCTCCGTTTCCGGCCGCCGGCGCTCGTCTCGCATCATTGAAGAATGCGCTTTCGCGACGCGCCGATGACGCGTCGCGGAATTAAGATCACGCGTCGGCGAGATCGCGCGCCTGGGCGACCCAGCCGTCACGCTCGATGCGACCGGCGAGCTTCAGGTCGTGATCGACCTTGGTCACATCGGCAGGCGACATCGCAGCGAACTGCCAGAAATGGAACAGGCCACCATCATTGAGCTTCTGGACGAGCTCAGGGCCCATGCCGGAAAGCTTCATGAGATCGTCCGGCGCGCCGCGCGGCGCGGTCAGCAGCTCGAAGGTCGGGCCGGCATCGTTGGCGGGCTCAGCGACAACCTCCTCGACGACCGGGGCCTCGGCGGCGCCGAGATCGATGCCATGGTCGCCCGAAGCGCGCGAGATGCCGTCGATGGCCGAGCGCGCGACCAGATCGCAATAGAGCGCGATGGCGCGGCCAGCGTCGTCATTGGCCGGAACCGGGAAGGTGATGCCGTCCGGATCGCTGTTCGAGTCGATGATGGCGGCGACTGGGATGCCGAGGCGCTGGGCCTCCTTGATCGCAAGTGCTTCCTTATTGGTGTCGATCACGAAGACCATGTCGGGCGTGCCGCCCATGTCCTTGATGCCGCCGAGCGCGCGCTCGAGCTTGTCGCGCTCGCGCGCCAGCATCAGGCGCTCTTTCTTGGTCAGGCCGGTGCCACCTCCATTGAGGAGCTCATCAACCTTGCGCAGGCGCTGGATCGAAGCCGAGATGGTCTTCCAGTTGGTCAGCATGCCGCCGAGCCAACGCGAATTGACATAATACTGAGCCGAGCGCTTGGCAGCGTCGGCGATCGAATCCTGCGCCTGGCGCTTGGTGCCGACGAAGAGGACGCGGCCGCCGCGGGCGACGGTATCCGAGACCGCCTGCAGGGCGCGCGACAGCATCGGCACCGACTGCGACAGGTCAAGAATGTGGATGTTGTTGCGCGTGCCGAAGATGTAGGGCGACATTTTCGGGTTCCAGCGATGCGACTGGTGGCCGAAATGCGCGCCGGCCTCGAGCAACTGGCGCATAGAGAAATCTGGCAGAGCCATGGTATCAAAATTCCTTCCGGTTGAGCCTCTGGGGTGCGAATGAACGAGGCATAAGCTGCCAAGTCACCGGAACGCTTCGAGTATGAAGCGATGCTCCCCATGTGGGATGGGCTGCGCCATACAGGGGATGACGCGGGAATGCAAGGCGTTAGCCGGCTGGTGCGATCACAAACCGCACAAATGCCCCGACCCGCAACGCAAGCTCGTTGCGCAGGGTCGGGGGCGTCGCGTTCTGTCGAAGGCGATCAAGCCTTATTTTGGCAGGGCTGCGCCCATCTGCGTGACCACAGCGCCGATCTGCTTGCAGTAGGTTTCAGCCGTGGCGTTCTGCGCCTTGGCGATCGTCTCGATATTCTGTTGGATGCCCATGCCGCGATGGTGCCGGTGCGGCCCTGGGCTTCAGCCGAGTCGCCACCGCTCTTGTCGGCGGGAACCGGCACCATGCCGAGCAACTTCTTCTGGATGTCGAGGACGTCGGTGCCGACGAAGCCCTTGTCGTTGCAATAGCTCAAAATACCGAGCTGGTTTCGCCCGGCCTGATAGGCGAGCTTGAGCTGGTCGGCCTGGGTAGGGGTCTGGGCCAACGCCGATGCGCCCGAAGCCAGGAAAGCACTCGCGCCGACAATATAAATAAAATTCTTAGGAGATGTCATCTCGGCCATCCTTGGTTATAATTCTCAGCATGATCTTCATGCTTTAGCTCCCGCACCCGCCGCCTGATTAGCCTCGCGCGCCTCGTGATGCAACAGAGAGATGCTTAGCCAGCAATACTGAGAGCTCTGCGGGGAAACAGCACTACAGCGAAGCTGCATTTACCGCATGAGCCGACATCGCCGAGGCGATGATCTCGAAATCATGTGTCTCGACACCAAGCAGCCCGAAACGGAGCTGATAACCCCAATTTCGCTGCCCTGCGGTCAGATGCAATCGGTCGAGCAGCGGCCTGATCGGCGCCTCCTGCGCCTCCAGCCAATCGACATCGCGTCGGAAAGGTTGGAAGCCATTGCCCATATCGGCTCGGTATGGCTCCCTCTCCCGCACCGTCCCGATCGCCGTGAACGCCTGCAGCCGGTCCAAGCCGCCGAATGTGGCGGTCGGCGAATAATAGACGACGTGGTCACCTGGTTTGATGCGCCGCAACGGTGCGCCCTTGCCGTGGCAAACCTGCATGAATCCACCGGAAAGGCCACGCCTGACATGCTCGGCGGCAGCCACCGCAATCCAGTGCCCGTTCATCGAGACCTCCTCACGCCTGCGCGGGCGCGAAGACCCGCAGGCGGTGGCCATCGGGGTCGAGCGCCACGAAGGTGCGGCCGAAATCGAGATCCGTTGGCGCTTGCAGGATGGCCAGCCCCCGCGCCGCCCAGTCGACGTGGGCGGCATCCACAGCAGCGGCATCAGTGGCCGTCATGGCGATCTCCGCGCCGCCGCCAGCCGCCCCCGCCGCAGGTTCGACAGTGTGGCGCGACCACAGTCCCAGCATGATGCCCGACGGCAAGGCGAACATCGCGAAGGTCGCAGACGAATCGAGCGGCTCGCGGCCGAGCAGGTCGGCGTAAAACCGGGCGCTCGCGAGCGGGCTGTCGACATAGAGAATGATGAAATTGGCATCCAGCATCGGGGGGCTCCTGTTCTTGGAAGGCCTCGTCACACTAGATGCCGATGCTGCCAATTTCCGGCAGTGTCTGTTATTCCGGCGGCGGGATGCCCTCGCTCTCGCGCCATTCCTTGAGGAGCGCCAGCCTGCGGCGTGGATAGCGCATCTCCAGCGCGGTCAATTCGGCGATGCGGTCGGCGCGGAAATGCCGGAACCCCCGCCGCAATTCACACCAGGCGACGACGATCCGGACATGATCGAAGAAGCTCAGCGCGAAAGGCCAGATCACGCGCTCCGAGCGCGCCTCCTTGCCATTGCGATAAAGGATGGCGAGCTTCCGTTCAGAGCGAATGGCCTTGCGGATGAGGCCGAGATCGATGCGGCCTTCGCTGATCGCCGCGCCGGGCCCGACGAGCAGCGCCGAAGCCTCAGCGCGCTCACGCAGATCAGCCGGCAGAACCGCCGCGATCTTGGCCATGGCGTCGCGCGCCGCCGCGCCCAGGCGCTCATCGGCCCGGTCCGCAACCCAGCGCGAACCCAACACCAGCGCCTCGATCTCGTCTTCCGTGAACATCAGCGGCGGCAGCATGAAGCCCGGATGCAGCACATAGCCGAGGCCGGGCTCCCCCTCGATCGGCGCGCCCTGCCCCTGCAAGGTCGCGATATCGCGATAGAGCGTGCGGATGCTGATGCCGGTTTGCTCGGCGAGCCTGCGGCCGCTGACCGGCCTGCGATGCCGGCGCAGCACCTGAACCAGATCGAGCAGGCGCTGCGAGCGCGACATGTAAAGCTTTCAGCCCGGCAAATCCGCCGCCTTGATCCGCTTGATCCCCAACGCCGCCATATCCGCCCAGGCCTTGGCGAGCGAGCCGTTGAGATCGATCGCGCGGCAGGCCTCTTCGACGACCAGCGTCTCCAGCCCCGCTTTGGCTGCGTCCTGAGCCGTCCAGCTTACGCAGAAATCCGTGGCGAGGCCGACGACGACAGCGCGCGTGACGCCGCGCTCCTTGAGGTATCCGCCCAGGCCCGTCGGCGTCTTGCGGTCGGCCTCGACGAAGCCCGAATAACTGTCGATCTCCGGCCGGTAGCCTTTCCGGACGATGGTCTGGGCGCGGGGCAGATCGAGATCGGCTCGGAATTCGGCGCCCTTGCTGCCCTGAATGCAATGGTCCGGCCACAGCACCTGCGGGCCATAAGGCATCTGGATCAGTTCGAAGGGCTTCTTGCCGGGATGGCTCGTGGCGAAGGAGGAGTGGCCGGCGGGATGCCAATCCTGCGTCAGGACGATGGTCTCGAAATGCTTGCCCAGCGCATTGATCACCGCGACGACCTCATCGCCCCTGGTCACGGCGAGATTGCCGCCCGGGCAGAAATCGTTCTGCACATCGACGACGATGAGCGCGGTGCGGGCGTCGATCATCGGTTTCTCCTGCGCTTGTGCGCATAGCGGCCGGACCGCGGCGGCGATGCTCAGCACCGTCGCGCCCGCGATCAGGCTGCGACGATCGACGACAATGGAATTCAGCATGGAAACGTTCCCCATCCTTGTCCAATCCCGCAAGTCAGGCCGGAGCGCTCACAGCGGCGCGGCGCACCATCGCTCATCCCTCAGCCGTGCGCCTCATGCGTGTCACGCCCTTACGGGCTGCAAACATGCGCCCATAAACGTCGCCCGCCAGATCGGGCCGGTAGCAGCGCTGTTCGAGCAGCGGATCCCAGGAGTGCTCATGGGTGTCGATCAGGTCGAAATCCGCTTTCAGGCGGGCTTCCAGCTGGATGCGGTTCTTGCGATTCTGGTACTCCAGCAATACCAGCGAAGTCTTTGACAGATCGATATGATCCAGCACATCGCCCTCGCCGCCCTCGATATCGATTTTCACGATGTCCGGTGATGCCAGGCTGGCGGGATCCACGACAGCGACCTCGTAGCGCTCGACCATGGCGCCCGCCACGAAGGTATCGCCGGCATAGGACGCCAGTCCGGATTCGCCGTCTCCGGCGAAGCGGCTCACAAAGCTCGCAGTCTTCTGTCCGCCAGGAAACAGAGCCGCGTTGACGATGACGATATCACGGCGCTGATGCGTATTGCGCTTCAGGAACTCGAAGGTGCCGGGATGTGGTTCGTAGGAAGTCACCACGCTGCCCGGCCAGCGCGCCGTTGCCCAGAGCGCAAAAGAACCGACATTCGCGCCGATATCGAGGATATCGAGGCCGACGCCGTCATAGCCCGCCTCGTACTCGCCCTCCAGCACGTCCTTGATGGCCCAGTGCATCGCTTCGGGCACCGCAAGGCTCATCGGAATGCGCGCGATATAATGATTCACGACAGGCCCCCCGGCATTCAGGTCCGCTCCATCCCTCTGGTGAGAAACGGCTTCGCACCCGGATGAAAACGCTTTCCCGCTGCATTTGAAAGCATTGCTCTCAGCTCAGCACAAGGCCGGTAACACACCGGCCGATCGCGCAGGCGAAAACCCACCCGATCCCAGGCAGCTTTCGCGCCTCTTCAGCGCAATTCGACGCTGACCACGCCGGGCGCGGCGCGCACCGCATTGGCGATCTGCTGGTTGACCGGATAGCGCCCCGGCAATTCGATCTCGACCTCCTGCGCGCCGTCGTTCAGGATCATCACCAGCGCGATCTTGCCCTCGGCCCTGATGCCGTCGCTGCGCGGACGGACACGTTCGGCAATCGAGGCCAGCGCCTTGTCGTCGCGCAGATAGACCAGCAGATCCTGTTTCTGACGCGCGGCGAGATCGTCCAGCACCTCGACATCCTCGATGCGGGGCCGAACCTCCTCGCCGTCGAGCACGGCAGAAAGGCGCAGGACCAGCGCCCTGCCCGGCTCCAGCAGGTCCCGGTAGCGCTGCAGCCCCTCCGAGAACAGGATCGCTTCAAACTGGCCGCTCGGATCGGAGAGGTTGACGATGCCCATCTTCGAGCCGGATTTCGTCCGCCGCTCCGATTTGTCGATGACGGAAACGGCGACCTTGGCGACCGAAGTGCCGTTGGCGCGCACTGTCTGGGCAAAATCGGCATAGCGCTGCACGCGCAGGCGCTTGAGCACGTGCTCGTAATCGTCGAGCGGATGGCCGGAGAGGAAGAAGCCGACCGCGTCATGCTCGCGCCTGAGCCGTTCGGCCGGTGACCACGGCTCGACGGGCGGGATGCGGAAAGCCTCCTGGACCATGCCGCCGCCGAAGAAATCGGATTGTCCTGCCGCCGCCTCGTCACGCGTGCGGTTGGAGAGTGCCAGCATGCCGTCGATCGCCGCCATGGCCCGGGCACGCTCCGGCTCCAGCGCATCCAGCGCGCCTGCCGCAATCAGCGCCTCGATGGTACGGCGGTTGACCAGTTTGGTGTCGATCCGCCGGGCGAAGTCAGCGAGATCCTTGAAATCGCCGCCGGCGCGGCGCGCGACGACGACGGATTCGACCGCAAACCGCCCGACGCCCTTGATCGCGCCGAGCGCATAATGGATCGCGCCATCGGCAACGTCGAACTCGACGCCGGAGCGGTTGATCGCGG
Coding sequences:
- the pyrH gene encoding UMP kinase, translated to MRPKRVLVKLSGEALAGQAGSGLDGHTLTALAADIAHAAREGVEIAIVVGGGNFFRGLQGLNKGLDRPSADSIGMLGTVMNALALEHAIETAGAPARAMSAVPMPSLCESYARRRALDHLSNGKVVILGGGTGNPYFTTDTGAALRAAELDCSHLLKATQVDGVYTADPKIDPKATRYDTLTHAEAIKRDLKVMDTAAFALARDAGLTIVVFSIAETGALAAVLRGEGRATYVTP
- the pncA gene encoding bifunctional nicotinamidase/pyrazinamidase, whose product is MLNSIVVDRRSLIAGATVLSIAAAVRPLCAQAQEKPMIDARTALIVVDVQNDFCPGGNLAVTRGDEVVAVINALGKHFETIVLTQDWHPAGHSSFATSHPGKKPFELIQMPYGPQVLWPDHCIQGSKGAEFRADLDLPRAQTIVRKGYRPEIDSYSGFVEADRKTPTGLGGYLKERGVTRAVVVGLATDFCVSWTAQDAAKAGLETLVVEEACRAIDLNGSLAKAWADMAALGIKRIKAADLPG
- a CDS encoding FkbM family methyltransferase, which produces MSLAVPEAMHWAIKDVLEGEYEAGYDGVGLDILDIGANVGSFALWATARWPGSVVTSYEPHPGTFEFLKRNTHQRRDIVIVNAALFPGGQKTASFVSRFAGDGESGLASYAGDTFVAGAMVERYEVAVVDPASLASPDIVKIDIEGGEGDVLDHIDLSKTSLVLLEYQNRKNRIQLEARLKADFDLIDTHEHSWDPLLEQRCYRPDLAGDVYGRMFAARKGVTRMRRTAEG
- the tsf gene encoding translation elongation factor Ts: MAAITAGMVKELRDKTGAGMMDCKTALSAVDGNIEAAIDWLRTKGLAKAAKKAGRVAAEGLVAVAIVGHSGVVIELNSETDFVARNLEFQALAHGIANVALERGGDVDAVLAHHYPGGGTVSEAVANAIATIGENMTLRRVASLKVSAGLIGSYVHGAVADGLGKIGVIVALESTGNTDELAVLGRQLAMHVAATNPVALDLASVDPEVLAREKAILAEKNAGKPANVLEKITESGLKSYAKEYCLLEQAYIHDGSKSVGQVLKELEGKVGAPVKLTGFARFALGEGIEKEEQDFAAEVAAAGGTTG
- a CDS encoding VOC family protein, giving the protein MPRLNRIIETALYVDDLERAAAFYENVLEVEAMLRTKTLYAYDIGGSSVLLLFQRGESLGSQTSPNGTIPPHDGSGPLHICFAVDAEELPVWETRLKQHGVAIEGRMTWERGGESLYLRDPDGHLLELMSPGVWATY
- a CDS encoding 30S ribosomal protein S2, translating into MALPDFSMRQLLEAGAHFGHQSHRWNPKMSPYIFGTRNNIHILDLSQSVPMLSRALQAVSDTVARGGRVLFVGTKRQAQDSIADAAKRSAQYYVNSRWLGGMLTNWKTISASIQRLRKVDELLNGGGTGLTKKERLMLARERDKLERALGGIKDMGGTPDMVFVIDTNKEALAIKEAQRLGIPVAAIIDSNSDPDGITFPVPANDDAGRAIALYCDLVARSAIDGISRASGDHGIDLGAAEAPVVEEVVAEPANDAGPTFELLTAPRGAPDDLMKLSGMGPELVQKLNDGGLFHFWQFAAMSPADVTKVDHDLKLAGRIERDGWVAQARDLADA
- a CDS encoding EVE domain-containing protein; its protein translation is MNGHWIAVAAAEHVRRGLSGGFMQVCHGKGAPLRRIKPGDHVVYYSPTATFGGLDRLQAFTAIGTVREREPYRADMGNGFQPFRRDVDWLEAQEAPIRPLLDRLHLTAGQRNWGYQLRFGLLGVETHDFEIIASAMSAHAVNAASL
- a CDS encoding helix-turn-helix transcriptional regulator encodes the protein MSRSQRLLDLVQVLRRHRRPVSGRRLAEQTGISIRTLYRDIATLQGQGAPIEGEPGLGYVLHPGFMLPPLMFTEDEIEALVLGSRWVADRADERLGAAARDAMAKIAAVLPADLRERAEASALLVGPGAAISEGRIDLGLIRKAIRSERKLAILYRNGKEARSERVIWPFALSFFDHVRIVVAWCELRRGFRHFRADRIAELTALEMRYPRRRLALLKEWRESEGIPPPE
- a CDS encoding VOC family protein, which codes for MLDANFIILYVDSPLASARFYADLLGREPLDSSATFAMFALPSGIMLGLWSRHTVEPAAGAAGGGAEIAMTATDAAAVDAAHVDWAARGLAILQAPTDLDFGRTFVALDPDGHRLRVFAPAQA